DNA from Aphis gossypii isolate Hap1 chromosome 3, ASM2018417v2, whole genome shotgun sequence:
ccatatttgtattatgttcTAAATTTGCATTcccattttatttctttaatttgattttttttgatgCATCTTATTTGTCTATTTTTGATAaacttaagattttaaatattgatgtatgaaagaatatttttttaaagttattaacttACCTATAAGTAATGGCGTAGAGCACAAGTTTTTATTCACTTATGTATCACAATATGCCTTTAATATGTAGTACaattaatcttttaaaagtgcaatcaaattaaaacttttaaaaaaaatattatgtattaaatataaaaaaaatacatgatttttgatggtttaattattaatttattgagtattaaaataattttaacttatttagatattaatgcaactcaaataaatttttcaatgaaatcGCTTgacttaatgaataatttactaaaataattatgtgtgtAGTCAATTAAGTGTggtattaatcaaatttttattttgacataatgttattttacatcAGATTTTTATCATAGTAGCTGTTTATGTCCTTGTAAACAAatacaagtatttattaatttttaatgcctaggtaattaaacaaaaacaaactattataaagtttttttacatttaatttaatacttttttaaatgtatgtatactcTTTATTAATCGTTTAAATGTACagggttattttaatttgtgtttttaatgttgtatttcATGTATggatgaaatacattttatcctttcaagttaaatttgtttgttgtTTTCCTCTACAGTAGTTATTATATCCAACATATTGTTGACaagcaaaacaataatacactttatacacaatttttaattagttctaaatagtaaatacctattataagcaatttgtttcattataacaaaaatatttttcagcgAGTTGTTGTATGAGtcaaaaaacagaaaaaccgGTACTGTCAGGTCAACGCATCAAGACCAGAAAAAGaggtaaagttattttataacttaacttattaattaatttgcatatatttttcgattaaattaatttaatatatctcaGATTTTGGTATTATCTAGAATTAGTGTGATTATTGGTTTCGAAAATTGAATGTttctattgttaaatatttacttattttattttatttatttttaagatgaaaaagaaaaatacgatCCTTTCGGCTTCCGGGACTACATCCTTGGGGGCCTCAATGGTGCCGGCACTGACCTAGAAGCAATTTGGAAGTTCCTTGATCAAGCTGGTTCTAAAGTTGATTATCGCCGTTACGGTGAAGTCCTCTTTGATATACTGATTGCAGGAGGTCTTTTAGGTgagattctataatattttccatttaaagttttcattgttttactatttataataatatttttttagttccgGGAGGATCCATTTCACAAGATGGATCAATATCTCAGGATGGAGACAAACTGTGGAAGACAAATGCATGTGTTTTTGAAGCGCCCGAAGACATGGTATCTATGCGAAACTATGAACAGGTGTTCATCAAACTCATGCgtcgatataaatatttggagaAAATGTTTGAGGAggagatgaaaaaaattttgctGTTCATTAAAGGTTTTAGTGACATTGAACGTATTAAACTTGCACGTATGACTACATTGTGGATTTCTAATGGTTCAATTCCACCTACTGTTCTTCAAGTGCTTACTAATGtatgttttcaatataatatatctcaagattattattttatttgactatgaattataatatgaatacatttttttaggaGCATTTGATAAAAGATGGGTTGGCATTAGAATTTCTCATTGAACTATTTGTGACATATAAGCAAGAAGTAGGCAATGCCCATCTACTGACCGTATTGAAAAAAGGAGGACTCGAAGGTCGGTTGATGGATTTCTTGCCTCCCAATAAACGTACTGAAGAAAATCTCCGT
Protein-coding regions in this window:
- the LOC114130263 gene encoding protein krasavietz; the protein is MSQKTEKPVLSGQRIKTRKRDEKEKYDPFGFRDYILGGLNGAGTDLEAIWKFLDQAGSKVDYRRYGEVLFDILIAGGLLVPGGSISQDGSISQDGDKLWKTNACVFEAPEDMVSMRNYEQVFIKLMRRYKYLEKMFEEEMKKILLFIKGFSDIERIKLARMTTLWISNGSIPPTVLQVLTNEHLIKDGLALEFLIELFVTYKQEVGNAHLLTVLKKGGLEGRLMDFLPPNKRTEENLRAQFEEKGLSDVVKLHLAQASQEAKRNLEIQLHDDFNDNKNMKEIISNIKELSSKHDIPEHEIIVLVWTVVMTQVEWNKKEELLADQALKHLKQYSPLFSAFSTTARSELALMLKVQEYCYENMNFMRVFQKIILLFYKTDVLTEEVILKWYKEGHSKGKTTFLEQMKKFIEWLQNAEEESESGEDED